The Fragaria vesca subsp. vesca linkage group LG2, FraVesHawaii_1.0, whole genome shotgun sequence genome includes a window with the following:
- the LOC101303299 gene encoding germin-like protein 9-3-like, protein MASRTSSLKFFSLLISSLTIVQMAIADPDILTDFIAPANGTVDGNFFTFTGMRVLVSGDEPKNFTVLKATMAEFPALNGQSVSYAVLEFPAGTTNPPHTHPRSAELLFLVDGTLEVGFVDSKNKLFTQTLQSGDLFVFPKGLVHFQYNADSQNAALAISAFGSASAGTVSLPSTLFATNIDDNVLALSFKTDVATIQKLKTGLAPKP, encoded by the coding sequence ATGGCTTCAAGAACGTCAAGCCTCAAATTCTTCTCACTACTGATTTCCTCACTTACCATTGTTCAAATGGCAATTGCAGACCCAGACATTCTTACCGACTTCATTGCCCCTGCAAATGGAACAGTAGATGGAAACTTCTTCACATTCACCGGAATGCGAGTTCTTGTTAGTGGAGACGAGCCTAAAAACTTCACAGTATTGAAGGCAACCATGGCAGAGTTTCCTGCTCTCAATGGGCAGAGTGTTTCATACGCAGTTCTTGAATTTCCAGCTGGAACTACTAACCCACCACACACTCATCCTCGCTCTGCTGAGCTCCTCTTCCTTGTCGACGGCACCCTTGAAGTTGGCTTTGTCGACTCAAAGAACAAACTCTTTACTCAGACTCTTCAGTCAGGTGACCTGTTTGTGTTTCCCAAGGGACTTGTGCACTTCCAATACAATGCTGACTCACAAAACGCAGCTCTAGCAATTTCTGCTTTTGGAAGTGCAAGTGCAGGAACTGTGTCACTTCCTTCAACTTTGTTCGCCACCAACATCGATGACAATGTGTTGGCTTTGTCCTTCAAGACTGATGTAGCCACCATTCAAAAGCTCAAGACTGGTCTTGCTCCCAAACCATAG
- the LOC101303582 gene encoding germin-like protein 9-3-like yields the protein MASRTSSLKYFSLLVLSLAIVQMTLAGDPDILTDFIAPPNGTVDGNFFTFTGMRVLVGGGPPKAFTVLKATLTEFPALNGQSVSYAVLEFPSGTTNPPHTHPRSAELLFLVEGTLEVGFVDTKNDLFTQTLQSGDLFVFPKGLAHFQFNADSSTPAIVISAFGSANAGTVSLPSTLFATNIDDNVLALSFKTDVATIQKLKAGLAPKP from the exons ATGGCTTCAAGAACTTCCAGCCTCAAATATTTCTCACTACTAGTTCTTTCACTTGCCATTGTTCAAATGACATTGGCAGGAGACCCTGACATTCTTACCGACTTCATTGCCCCTCCAAATGGAACTGTGGACGGAAACTTCTTCACATTCACCGGCATGCGAGTTCTTGTTGGAGGAGGCCCTCCCAAAGCCTTCACCGTGTTGAAGGCAACCTTGACAGAGTTTCCTGCTCTTAATGGGCAGAGTGTTTCATATGCAGTCCTTGAATTCCCATCTGGCACTACTAACCCACCGCACACTCATCCTCGCTCCGCCGAGCTTCTTTTCCTTGTTGAGGGCACCCTTGAAGTTGGCTTTGTTGACACAAAGAATGACCTCTTTACGCAGACTCTTCAATCCGGTGACCTGTTTGTGTTTCCCAAGGGACTTGCCCACTTCCAGTTCAATGCCGATTCATCAACACCA CTATTGTAATTTCTGCCTTTGGAAGTGCCAATGCAGGAACTGTATCACTTCCTTCAACTTTGTTCGCCACCAACATCGATGACAATGTATTGGCTTTGTCCTTCAAGACTGATGTAGCCACTATTCAGAAGCTCAAGGCCGGTCTTGCTCCCAAGCCATGA